One Flavobacterium sp. 90 DNA segment encodes these proteins:
- the aceB gene encoding malate synthase A, translated as MKNQLEITETALEFLAEKKLRYPKIWTEEAIVFITDLHRKFESQRKLLLLQREQKQVTFDQGILPTFIPETKSVREGNWIAAETPKDLLDRRVEITGPVDRKMIINALNSGAKTFMADFEDSTSPTWQNLMDGQMNLIDAVNKTITFTDLAKHKSYHLNEKIATLIVRPRGLHLPEKHLLIDGKEVSGSLVDFGLYVFHNHKRLLENNSGPYFYIPKLEHYLEARWWNTVIDFTEDYLKLERGTIKVTVLIETITASFQLDEIIYELKEHIVGLNCGRWDYIFSYIKKFRKNPKFIVPDRDQVNMTSPFMDAYSNLVIQRCHKRGIHAIGGMAAQIPIKNNEEANAVAFAKVKIDKEREVRNGHDGTWVAHPDLVSIAKEIFDKGMPTPNQIHIKREYRKITEEDLIEPPIGIITETGVRKNINVGVLYLASWLNGQGAAALHNLMEDAATAEISRSQLWQWLQNKVVLDNGKKLDLAYYHELALEEFKKIKDELGEENHEKRQFPLAEKVLERLVVNPDFVDFLTIPCYKYL; from the coding sequence ATGAAAAACCAATTAGAAATTACCGAAACGGCACTGGAATTTTTAGCCGAAAAGAAGCTTCGTTATCCAAAGATCTGGACAGAAGAAGCGATTGTTTTTATAACCGATTTGCATCGAAAATTCGAATCGCAACGAAAATTATTGCTTTTGCAGAGAGAACAAAAACAAGTCACTTTTGATCAGGGAATCCTGCCGACTTTTATTCCGGAAACAAAAAGCGTCAGAGAAGGTAATTGGATAGCTGCCGAAACTCCAAAAGATTTATTAGACAGAAGAGTTGAGATTACCGGACCGGTTGATCGTAAAATGATAATCAACGCATTGAATTCAGGAGCGAAAACTTTTATGGCTGATTTTGAGGATAGTACTTCACCAACCTGGCAAAATTTGATGGACGGACAAATGAATTTAATTGATGCGGTTAACAAAACGATTACGTTTACCGATTTGGCTAAACATAAATCATATCATTTAAATGAAAAAATCGCAACATTAATTGTACGTCCGCGTGGTTTGCATTTGCCGGAAAAACATCTTTTGATTGATGGAAAAGAAGTTTCAGGTTCTTTGGTAGATTTTGGATTGTATGTTTTTCACAATCACAAAAGACTTTTAGAAAACAATTCAGGACCATATTTCTATATTCCAAAATTAGAGCATTATCTAGAAGCGCGTTGGTGGAATACTGTAATTGATTTTACAGAAGATTATTTAAAATTAGAACGCGGAACAATAAAAGTGACGGTTTTAATCGAAACCATAACAGCAAGTTTTCAGTTAGATGAAATTATTTATGAATTGAAAGAACATATCGTTGGCTTGAATTGTGGACGTTGGGATTATATTTTCTCTTACATCAAGAAATTTAGAAAAAATCCAAAATTCATTGTTCCGGATCGCGATCAGGTAAATATGACTTCGCCTTTTATGGATGCATATTCGAATTTGGTGATTCAAAGATGTCATAAAAGAGGAATTCACGCTATTGGCGGAATGGCAGCGCAAATTCCGATTAAGAATAATGAAGAAGCGAATGCCGTTGCTTTTGCAAAAGTAAAAATTGATAAAGAACGTGAAGTTCGAAACGGACATGACGGAACCTGGGTTGCACATCCGGATTTGGTTTCAATTGCAAAAGAAATTTTTGATAAAGGAATGCCAACTCCAAATCAAATTCATATAAAAAGAGAATATCGAAAAATCACAGAAGAAGATTTGATTGAACCACCAATTGGAATCATCACCGAAACTGGTGTTCGAAAAAATATCAATGTAGGAGTTTTGTATTTGGCCTCATGGCTAAACGGACAAGGAGCGGCGGCTTTGCATAATTTAATGGAAGATGCTGCAACGGCTGAAATTTCGAGATCTCAATTGTGGCAATGGCTTCAGAATAAAGTGGTTTTGGATAATGGCAAAAAATTAGATTTGGCGTATTATCACGAATTGGCTTTAGAGGAGTTCAAGAAAATCAAAGACGAATTAGGCGAAGAAAATCATGAGAAAAGACAATTTCCTTTGGCTGAAAAAGTCTTAGAAAGATTGGTTGTAAATCCAGATTTCGTTGATTTTTTAACGATTCCGTGCTACAAATATTTATAA
- a CDS encoding XRE family transcriptional regulator, with protein MDIEKDYIKLIFGLKLKQVRTQKNLSLFGLAKLTNLSKSYLNEIEKGKKYPKTDKILLLCEHLETSYDQMVSLKLDNNLAPIGEILKSGILKEIPLELFGIQEADLIDIIANAPAKVNAFISTIIEIAQHYNLSRESFFLAALRSYQEAHSNYFEDLEEKVIAFSKSFQINLDSKISIEELEAILKEEYEYIIQEIAFTDQEALEDLRSIYVPKSKTLLLSTEIDNPQRAFILAKEIAYNYLKISDRLLTFSWIKFENFDQVLHNFYASYFAGALLLPRQLVVNKINDFLSNEKPNPEEFVALIESFEVSPESFYQRLTNLLPKDFHLKNLFFLRMSHKIGSDFYQIKKELHITNQQEPHANETNEHYCRRWVSVKTIDEAIKQNKPHFFDAQISSYVHSGNEYLVFSSATKDPFIKDNIRSISVGILINPTMKKKFKFIEGKPIEKRIVGVTCETCDVKDCLERAAPPIALEKKKRHENTDAVVQQFITQYS; from the coding sequence ATGGATATCGAAAAAGACTATATAAAGCTGATCTTCGGGCTAAAATTGAAGCAAGTCAGAACACAAAAAAATCTTTCTCTTTTTGGCTTAGCCAAATTGACAAATCTTTCAAAATCGTACTTAAACGAAATTGAAAAGGGAAAAAAATATCCAAAAACAGATAAAATTTTATTGCTGTGCGAGCATTTAGAAACAAGTTATGACCAAATGGTGTCTTTAAAACTTGATAATAATCTCGCTCCGATTGGCGAAATCCTAAAATCAGGAATTTTAAAAGAGATTCCGTTAGAGCTATTTGGGATTCAGGAAGCTGATTTAATTGATATTATTGCCAATGCTCCTGCAAAAGTCAATGCTTTTATTAGTACGATTATCGAAATTGCGCAGCATTATAATTTAAGCCGTGAAAGTTTCTTTCTTGCTGCTTTAAGATCCTATCAGGAAGCGCACAGTAATTATTTTGAAGATCTGGAAGAGAAAGTAATTGCTTTTTCGAAATCATTTCAAATCAATTTAGATTCTAAAATTAGTATTGAAGAATTAGAAGCTATTCTTAAGGAAGAATACGAATACATTATCCAAGAAATTGCATTTACGGATCAGGAAGCTTTAGAAGATTTGCGTTCGATTTATGTTCCGAAAAGTAAAACATTATTACTTTCGACAGAAATCGACAATCCGCAAAGGGCTTTTATTTTAGCCAAAGAAATTGCTTATAATTACCTAAAAATCTCAGATCGTTTACTAACTTTTAGTTGGATCAAATTCGAAAACTTCGATCAGGTTTTACATAATTTTTATGCTTCATATTTTGCCGGAGCATTGCTATTGCCAAGACAATTGGTTGTCAATAAAATCAATGATTTCCTGAGTAATGAAAAACCAAATCCGGAAGAATTTGTTGCTTTAATAGAAAGTTTTGAGGTTTCGCCTGAATCTTTCTATCAGCGATTAACCAATTTATTACCGAAAGATTTTCATCTGAAGAATTTATTCTTTTTGAGAATGTCTCACAAAATTGGCTCTGATTTTTATCAGATTAAGAAAGAATTACATATTACGAATCAACAAGAACCACATGCAAACGAAACCAACGAACATTATTGCAGAAGATGGGTTTCGGTAAAAACCATTGATGAAGCGATAAAACAAAATAAACCTCACTTTTTTGATGCACAAATCTCAAGTTATGTTCATAGTGGAAATGAATATTTGGTTTTTTCATCGGCTACAAAAGATCCATTTATAAAAGACAATATTCGTAGTATTTCTGTTGGAATTTTAATTAATCCAACCATGAAAAAGAAATTCAAATTTATAGAAGGAAAACCTATAGAAAAAAGAATCGTAGGCGTTACCTGTGAAACCTGCGACGTTAAAGATTGCCTGGAAAGAGCCGCGCCGCCAATCGCTTTAGAAAAGAAAAAACGCCACGAAAATACTGATGCTGTTGTGCAGCAGTTTATTACACAATATAGTTAA
- a CDS encoding pirin family protein, whose amino-acid sequence MENIVLHKAETRGNANHGWLNAYHSFSFASWYNPDRIQFGALRVLNDDTIAGGMGFGTHPHDNMEIITIPLEGDLAHKDSMGNTEIIKNGDIQVMSAGTGVQHSEFNPNADQQTKLLQIWLFPNKRNVTPRYQQITLDVADRHNKLSQILSPNADDEGVWIHQDAWFNMGNFDSGIETEYKIKKEGNGVYAFVLKGNVTINGQELNTRDAVGISGTDILNIKANTDAEFLLMDIPMNY is encoded by the coding sequence ATGGAAAATATAGTATTACATAAAGCAGAAACAAGAGGAAATGCAAATCACGGATGGCTTAATGCTTATCACAGTTTTAGTTTTGCAAGTTGGTATAATCCGGATAGAATTCAGTTTGGAGCGCTTCGTGTTTTGAACGATGACACAATTGCAGGCGGAATGGGTTTTGGAACGCATCCGCACGATAATATGGAGATTATTACCATTCCGCTAGAAGGTGATTTAGCGCACAAAGACAGTATGGGAAATACTGAAATTATCAAAAACGGTGATATTCAGGTGATGAGTGCCGGAACTGGAGTTCAACACAGCGAGTTTAACCCAAATGCCGATCAACAAACAAAATTATTACAGATTTGGTTGTTTCCAAATAAAAGAAATGTAACGCCTCGTTACCAACAAATTACTTTGGATGTTGCGGACAGACACAATAAATTGTCCCAAATTCTATCGCCAAATGCAGACGATGAAGGAGTTTGGATTCATCAGGATGCTTGGTTCAACATGGGTAATTTTGACTCAGGTATTGAAACAGAATACAAAATTAAAAAAGAAGGAAACGGAGTTTACGCTTTCGTTTTAAAAGGAAATGTAACCATAAATGGTCAGGAATTAAACACTCGTGATGCTGTTGGAATTTCAGGAACTGACATTTTAAATATCAAAGCAAACACTGATGCGGAATTTTTATTGATGGATATTCCGATGAATTATTAA
- a CDS encoding (4Fe-4S)-binding protein, translating into MNPNNLTKEYTNGEVTIVWQSGKCIHSANCVKNNPDVFRPKEKPWITPEQSTTEKIISAVNKCPSGALTYYLNNKDQD; encoded by the coding sequence ATGAATCCAAATAATCTAACCAAAGAATACACAAATGGAGAAGTAACCATTGTTTGGCAATCCGGAAAATGCATACATTCTGCCAATTGTGTAAAAAATAATCCGGATGTTTTTCGTCCAAAAGAAAAACCATGGATTACTCCTGAACAATCCACAACTGAAAAGATAATTTCTGCCGTTAATAAATGTCCTTCGGGAGCTTTGACTTATTATTTGAATAACAAAGATCAAGACTAA
- a CDS encoding YceI family protein, which produces MATTKWSIDPTHSEIGFKVKHMMFTNVSGKFGTYDATITTEGDNFENADIQFSGDIASIDTANADRDGHLRSADFFDVENNPKLTFKASSFKKVDAGDYELTGDLSIKGVSKEVKFPVEYSGILTDPWGNTKIGLSIEGKINRKDWGLNWNSALETGGVLVGEEVKLNIELQFVKQA; this is translated from the coding sequence ATGGCAACTACAAAATGGTCAATTGACCCAACACATTCAGAAATTGGTTTTAAAGTTAAACACATGATGTTTACAAATGTTTCAGGTAAATTTGGAACTTATGACGCAACAATTACTACAGAAGGAGACAACTTCGAAAATGCAGATATACAATTTTCTGGTGATATTGCATCTATCGATACTGCAAATGCAGACAGAGATGGTCACTTGAGAAGTGCAGATTTCTTTGATGTTGAGAACAATCCTAAATTAACTTTCAAAGCTTCATCTTTCAAAAAAGTTGATGCTGGAGATTATGAATTAACTGGAGATTTAAGTATCAAAGGTGTTTCAAAAGAAGTGAAATTTCCTGTAGAATATAGCGGAATCTTAACTGATCCATGGGGAAATACAAAAATTGGTCTAAGCATAGAAGGAAAAATCAATCGTAAAGATTGGGGTTTAAACTGGAACTCTGCTCTTGAAACTGGTGGTGTTTTAGTTGGAGAAGAAGTAAAATTAAACATTGAATTACAATTTGTAAAACAAGCTTAA
- a CDS encoding helix-turn-helix domain-containing protein: protein MKKYPVYSVQNFSCNDIHRDFYVNTFKEHLKSHSFVEEPHRHDSYLMVFFTKGSGQHEVDFDQFEIKKGSLFVLQPGQMHHWSLSEDIEGFVIIFSQELYNLYFGQKNINEYNFYHSIHNRPEMVFEEKEISKILPYFNLLIQENNQENRYQLDKMLNLLDCIHIEIARKYNETYSHQTHSYNIKIDKFEMLLEQYFKQEKLPSFYAEKLNITLKHLNRICNEILQKTATEVITDRVILEIKRMLIDKQLAVNEVAFKVGYEDYSYFSRFFKKQTGLSPTEFRNTVR, encoded by the coding sequence ATGAAAAAATATCCCGTTTATAGTGTTCAGAATTTTAGCTGCAACGATATTCATCGTGATTTTTATGTAAATACATTCAAAGAACATCTGAAAAGTCACAGTTTTGTTGAAGAACCGCACCGACATGATTCGTATTTAATGGTATTTTTTACGAAAGGTTCGGGGCAACACGAAGTAGATTTTGATCAATTCGAAATAAAAAAAGGAAGTTTATTCGTTTTGCAACCCGGACAAATGCATCATTGGAGTTTGTCTGAAGATATCGAGGGTTTTGTGATTATTTTTTCGCAGGAATTGTATAATCTCTATTTCGGACAAAAAAATATCAATGAGTATAATTTTTATCATTCGATCCATAACCGACCGGAAATGGTTTTTGAAGAAAAAGAAATTTCGAAAATCCTCCCGTATTTTAATTTACTGATTCAGGAGAATAATCAGGAGAATCGATATCAACTCGATAAAATGTTGAATTTATTGGATTGCATTCATATTGAAATTGCCCGAAAATACAACGAAACCTACTCGCATCAAACGCATTCGTATAATATTAAAATTGATAAGTTCGAAATGCTTTTAGAGCAATATTTCAAACAAGAAAAATTGCCATCTTTTTATGCCGAAAAACTGAATATCACATTGAAACATTTAAACAGAATCTGCAATGAAATTCTACAAAAAACAGCTACGGAAGTTATTACAGATCGTGTAATTCTCGAAATAAAAAGAATGCTAATAGACAAGCAATTAGCCGTAAATGAAGTAGCGTTCAAAGTAGGTTATGAAGATTATTCGTATTTCTCCCGATTCTTCAAAAAACAAACCGGATTGTCGCCAACAGAATTTAGAAATACTGTGCGATAG
- a CDS encoding DUF983 domain-containing protein, which produces MSSALTHILSNECPICHKGKVFKDKNIFLNFGLPKMNEYCSHCNYKFQKEPGYFFGAMYVNYGLTVAQGIATYCIAQFFFEKNFDLRIIPIIAVVITLLTSFNLRFSRLAWIYMFKDYTK; this is translated from the coding sequence ATGTCAAGTGCATTAACTCATATTTTAAGCAACGAATGTCCGATTTGTCATAAAGGGAAAGTTTTTAAAGACAAGAATATTTTTCTGAATTTTGGTTTGCCAAAAATGAATGAATACTGTAGTCATTGTAATTACAAGTTCCAGAAAGAACCTGGATATTTCTTTGGCGCTATGTATGTAAACTACGGATTAACAGTTGCTCAGGGAATTGCAACATATTGTATTGCTCAGTTTTTCTTTGAGAAAAATTTCGATTTACGAATCATTCCAATTATTGCGGTTGTGATTACTTTACTAACTTCATTCAATCTTAGATTTTCAAGATTAGCGTGGATTTATATGTTTAAGGATTATACGAAGTAA
- the fabD gene encoding ACP S-malonyltransferase, producing the protein MKAYVFPGQGAQFTGMGKDLYESSALAKELFEKANEILGFRITDIMFEGTAEELKETKVTQPAVFLHSVILAKTLGEDFKPEMVAGHSLGEFSALVANGTLSFEDGLKLVSQRALAMQKACEITPSTMAAVLGLADNIVEEVCASIDGIVVAANYNCPGQLVISGETTAVEKACEAMKVAGAKRALILPVGGAFHSPMMEPAREELSAAIEATTFSTPICPVYQNVTANAVSDANEIKKNLIIQLTAPVKWTQSVQQMIADGATLFTEVGPGKVLAGLINKIDKEAVTANA; encoded by the coding sequence ATGAAAGCATACGTATTTCCAGGTCAGGGCGCACAGTTTACAGGAATGGGCAAAGACTTATATGAATCATCGGCTTTAGCCAAAGAATTATTCGAAAAAGCTAATGAAATTTTAGGTTTTAGAATCACAGATATCATGTTCGAAGGTACTGCCGAAGAACTAAAAGAAACTAAAGTAACTCAACCTGCTGTATTTTTACACTCGGTTATTTTAGCAAAAACTTTAGGCGAAGATTTTAAACCAGAAATGGTTGCAGGACATTCTTTAGGCGAATTTTCTGCATTAGTTGCAAACGGAACTTTATCTTTTGAAGATGGTCTTAAATTAGTTTCTCAACGTGCTCTTGCTATGCAAAAAGCTTGCGAAATTACTCCATCTACAATGGCTGCCGTTTTAGGTTTAGCGGATAATATCGTAGAAGAAGTTTGCGCTTCTATCGACGGAATCGTAGTTGCTGCAAACTATAACTGCCCAGGACAATTGGTAATTTCAGGAGAAACTACTGCAGTTGAAAAAGCTTGTGAAGCGATGAAAGTTGCAGGAGCAAAACGTGCTTTAATTTTACCTGTTGGAGGAGCTTTTCACTCTCCAATGATGGAACCTGCAAGAGAAGAATTGTCTGCTGCAATTGAAGCAACTACATTCTCTACTCCTATTTGCCCGGTTTATCAAAACGTAACTGCAAATGCGGTTTCTGATGCAAACGAAATCAAAAAGAACTTAATTATTCAATTGACTGCTCCTGTAAAATGGACTCAATCTGTACAACAAATGATCGCTGACGGCGCTACTTTGTTTACTGAAGTTGGCCCAGGAAAAGTATTAGCCGGTTTGATTAATAAAATCGACAAAGAAGCGGTTACTGCGAATGCTTAA
- the galE gene encoding UDP-glucose 4-epimerase GalE has translation MKVLVTGGLGFIGSHTVVELQNEGFEVVIIDNLSNSSEDVLKGITAITGKTPLFEKLDLREKASVQDFFKKHNDVTGVIHFAASKAVGESVEQPLLYYENNIASLVYLLQELQQKPEASFIFSSSCTVYGQAEKMPITEDAPVQAAMSPYGNTKQIGEEIITDTAKVTNISAILLRYFNPVGAHSSTEIGELPLGVPQNLVPFITQTGVGLRQELSVFGDDYPTPDGTAVRDYIHVVDLAKAHVIALQRLFNKKNLQKVETFNLGTGKGSSVLEVIHSFEKVSDKKLPYVIKPRREGDITEAYANTDKANNVLGWKAQLSLDEAMASAWKWEQKVRS, from the coding sequence ATGAAAGTATTAGTAACAGGAGGATTAGGGTTTATTGGTTCTCACACCGTAGTCGAATTGCAAAATGAAGGCTTTGAAGTCGTGATAATTGATAATCTTTCAAACTCTTCAGAAGATGTTTTAAAAGGAATTACAGCCATTACAGGAAAAACACCTTTATTCGAAAAGTTAGATTTAAGAGAAAAAGCGTCAGTTCAGGATTTCTTTAAAAAACACAATGATGTTACCGGAGTAATTCATTTTGCGGCTTCAAAAGCAGTTGGAGAAAGTGTAGAGCAACCTTTATTGTATTATGAAAACAATATTGCTTCTCTGGTTTATTTGTTACAGGAATTACAACAAAAACCTGAGGCAAGTTTTATTTTTAGTTCATCTTGTACGGTTTACGGTCAAGCCGAAAAAATGCCAATTACTGAAGATGCTCCCGTTCAAGCAGCAATGTCTCCTTATGGAAACACAAAGCAAATTGGAGAAGAAATTATCACAGATACAGCTAAAGTAACTAATATCAGCGCGATTTTATTGCGTTATTTCAATCCGGTTGGAGCACATTCAAGTACTGAAATTGGAGAATTACCATTAGGAGTTCCTCAAAATTTAGTTCCTTTTATAACTCAAACAGGTGTTGGTTTACGTCAGGAATTATCAGTTTTTGGAGATGATTATCCAACTCCTGACGGAACAGCAGTTCGTGATTATATTCACGTTGTAGATTTGGCAAAAGCACACGTTATTGCATTACAGCGTTTATTCAATAAAAAGAATTTACAAAAAGTAGAAACCTTTAATTTAGGAACAGGAAAAGGAAGTTCAGTTCTGGAAGTAATTCATAGTTTCGAAAAAGTAAGCGATAAAAAATTGCCATACGTAATCAAACCACGTCGTGAAGGTGATATCACTGAAGCTTACGCAAATACAGATAAAGCAAACAATGTTTTGGGCTGGAAAGCACAATTAAGTTTAGACGAGGCAATGGCAAGTGCCTGGAAGTGGGAACAAAAAGTTCGTTCTTAA
- a CDS encoding DegT/DnrJ/EryC1/StrS family aminotransferase has protein sequence MKKIQMVDLKSQYEKIKTTVDASIQEVLDTNTYINGPLVHQFQKKLEDYLGAKHVIPCANGTDALQIAMMGLDLKPGDEVITADFTFAATVEVIALLQLTPVLVDVDMTNMNIDIEAIKKAITPKTKAIVPVHLFGRAANMDAIMEIAAEHNLYVIEDNAQAIGADYISKSGTKSKVGVIGHVAATSFFPSKNLGCYGDGGAIFTNDDKLAHIIRGIVNHGMYERYHHDVVGVNSRLDSIQAGVLNAKLPLLDEYNAARRLAATKYNAAFAGNAHIITPEFDANENDHVFHQYVLRIIDADRNALLQHLQDKQIPCAIYYPIPLHSQKAYVDTRYKEEQFPVTNQLVKEVIALPMHTELDDEQIKFITDSVLEFLNK, from the coding sequence ATGAAAAAAATTCAAATGGTTGACTTAAAGAGTCAATACGAAAAAATAAAAACTACTGTTGATGCTTCAATTCAAGAAGTTTTAGACACAAATACTTACATAAACGGACCTTTAGTACATCAGTTTCAAAAAAAACTTGAAGATTATTTAGGAGCAAAACACGTGATTCCATGTGCAAATGGTACGGATGCTTTGCAGATTGCAATGATGGGATTGGATTTGAAACCGGGCGATGAGGTAATCACTGCCGATTTTACTTTTGCAGCAACTGTTGAGGTAATTGCTTTATTGCAATTAACGCCGGTTTTAGTAGATGTTGATATGACAAATATGAACATCGATATCGAAGCAATTAAAAAAGCAATCACGCCAAAAACTAAAGCAATTGTTCCGGTACATTTATTTGGTCGCGCAGCAAATATGGATGCGATTATGGAAATTGCAGCAGAACATAATTTATATGTAATCGAAGACAACGCGCAAGCAATTGGAGCTGATTATATTTCGAAATCTGGTACAAAAAGCAAAGTAGGAGTAATTGGTCACGTTGCAGCAACTTCATTTTTCCCGTCTAAAAACTTAGGTTGTTACGGAGATGGTGGAGCAATTTTTACAAACGATGATAAATTGGCGCACATTATCCGCGGAATCGTAAATCACGGAATGTATGAGCGTTACCACCATGATGTTGTTGGAGTAAATTCACGTTTAGATAGTATTCAGGCAGGAGTTTTAAATGCAAAATTGCCTTTATTAGATGAATATAATGCAGCACGTCGTTTGGCGGCTACAAAATACAATGCAGCTTTTGCAGGAAATGCACATATTATTACACCGGAATTTGATGCAAACGAAAATGATCACGTTTTTCATCAATATGTATTGAGAATTATCGATGCAGACAGAAATGCTTTATTGCAGCATTTGCAGGATAAGCAAATTCCATGTGCGATTTATTACCCAATTCCGTTGCACTCACAAAAAGCTTATGTTGATACTCGTTATAAAGAAGAGCAATTTCCGGTAACGAATCAATTAGTAAAAGAAGTAATTGCTTTGCCTATGCATACAGAATTGGATGATGAGCAAATCAAATTTATTACAGATTCTGTTTTGGAATTTTTGAATAAATAA